tgaaaacaacaaaatattgttttttattttaaaaacaatttatttttggttaatatttttttccacTTTATCTCACATCATTATACtcattattttttcatattattttctctCTCATCGCTTTCTCACTCATTATTTTCTCTCTCATCGCTTTCTCTCTCATCATTTTCAAACATTATTCTCTCTCTCATCACTTTCTCACATTGTTTTCTCTCTCTTCATTTTTTCACATTATTTTCTCCCTCATCATTTTCTCTCTCATCACTTTCTCTCTTCTCATTTTCAGTCCGTGGCCAGGCCGGGGGCCAGGGCCGGGTCTGGGGCTGGGGccggtccaggttcgggtccgggtttgggtctgggtctgggtccggatGCGGGTCGGGGCCAAGTCGGCGTCCGGGCCGGCCAGGGTTCGGGTTGGGCTTCGAGGCAGAGCCAAGTCCACGGTCAGGGTCCGGGTCCgtgtctaggttcgagtctggagtctaggtctaagtctaggttcgggtcttaATAAGGTCTTGTTCATATCGAGGTCTCAAAGTATTGAAGTgattttaaaaaagtaaaataaattaaaaataaaaataaaaattatttttttaaaatatcagtCAAATGCGActtgtattttgaaaattttaaaaattattttttgttttcgtttctgaaaatacttttttaaaaataaaaaatagaaaataatgttaaaCATGCTCttatattttctcttttctttactaTCAAAAGGATTAGATTCAACGAGAGATGTAAAATGTAAAATTTGTGTTATATTTagtacaaataaataattttgtgatactatttttaagagataaaaattatattatatatttggtacaaaaaataattttatgttatatttatattaatttttagtattatattttaaatgtacaattaaatataaaatttattacttttattaaaaGTATAAAAAGATAATACTttatcaataattttattatatataaagtaaTGTAAAAAGTTTATAAtgtaatacaataaaaaatatttaaaataatataaaattatttatcgtCATAGTGATTTAACTTTAGATTAACTTTTATTATGTGATaaatttagattaattttaatactattagagtaaattttttacaaaattaattatattttaatacttattcaaatttcaaaagactagcaattttttttttattttcatatttatatatatatatatattataaattaatattttccttTGAAGAAAAGGAACTTTAAAATGGGTCAAGTATCATAACATATATTATTagtgaattttaatattaaattttatatattttaatttaataaataatataaaaaaaaaaactattaaccAATATTACAAATTACATGGTTTTGGGTTAGGCACCAAGTGCCAAATAGCCATACTTTATCTAGTGTAGAAAACTCAAGAAAGGCCAGGATGGAGGATATGACAAGGAAGAAGAGATAAgaaagaaacaaagaaggagTCGGTCAACCtggaaacgacatgtcgttggTTAGAAAGAAACACGTGTCTTTCACAGCTTCATTTTGAACTGTGTTATGTGAATCTTCTTAGGTGTCATAACCACATAGCTCCTTAGGTCCACGTTGGCCACGTAGACCTCTGCCATGACGTGTCAGTTTATGGTCTTTCCCACCGCAATTCATAATGAGAGATGGTCTCAACTCAAATAGTTGGACTTGTTTATAAATACGAGAGTAGTAGCTTACAATTATTATCTCTATATAGAATAagatacatacacatatatatttataaatacagtcgtaaaaatacatatagaattgaattgatataataataataataatggcgAGCACACGGCAGCATAGACAAGAATTAGATGCCAAGGCAAGGCAGGGTGAAACCGTCATCCCAGGTGGAACTGGTGGTAAGAGCCTCGAGGCTCAGGAGCACCTTGCTGaaggtatatatgtatatatatattctgtATAAGTAGTTGATTTAACCttaattgtatatttataatgaatatgtCACATTTaagcaatttaattaaatttggggAGCTGTcatcattcttttttttttgttcgatCTTGATGtataaaacatacatatatataatataaaattaaaaaaaaaaaaaaattacttggaTGATTGTATATTGGAATTGGGCTAATTGGGCTTTTTGTTGGATGAGAAGGACGGAGCCGAGGAGGGCAGACGAGGAGCGAACAATTGGGCCACGAGGGGTATCAAGAAATGGGCCGTAAAGGTGGGCTGAGCACAACAGACAAGTCTGGTGGAGATAGAGCTGAAGAGGAAGGAATCCAAATCGACGAGTCCAAGTTCACAACCAAAACTGATAAATAGTATTCCTTTTAGTTAGATAGTGGTCATgttttttagtttaaattattataattttaatatgcaCCTAGTTTTACATATCAGGTGTGTCTGTAAAAGTATTTTAAGTATCGATTACAGACGTACTTGTTTGTTTTGTTTACTTAGGTTGTTTTAATGAGTAGTTGTAGTGTGGTGTTTTTTCTTGAGTTCGTTTGTATAATCTTTGTACTAATTAAATACATAGTAGATAGTAATTAATACCATTAATACATGTGCAGGAGGTCCGAAAAGTGAGGAAGTAAATTATTAAAGCAAAACAAATCGTGTCCTGAAATTATTTAAGGTTAATGTGTAAAGTTAAGGAAAAAGCAAAGTTGTTTTTTAGCTGAAAAAGCAAAGTTGTTTTTTAGCTGaacaaaaacaaaagcaaaGTTAAAAatgagatgattttttttttgtgttaatAATTTTAATCTTTGATCGAATTGGAGTAATTTTCGAATGAGGACTTTTTAgggaaggttttttttttaagg
This region of Cannabis sativa cultivar Pink pepper isolate KNU-18-1 chromosome 7, ASM2916894v1, whole genome shotgun sequence genomic DNA includes:
- the LOC115697062 gene encoding late embryogenesis abundant protein EMB564-like, with the translated sequence MASTRQHRQELDAKARQGETVIPGGTGGKSLEAQEHLAEGRSRGGQTRSEQLGHEGYQEMGRKGGLSTTDKSGGDRAEEEGIQIDESKFTTKTDK